Proteins found in one Pseudoxanthomonas sp. SL93 genomic segment:
- a CDS encoding LytTR family DNA-binding domain-containing protein, with amino-acid sequence MKVVIADDEPLARERLRALLAEHDGVELVAEAENGLDALQACAEHRPDMVLLDIAMPGVDGLEAARHLAAFDPRPAVVFCTAYDAHALSAFEAAAIDYLMKPIRAERLAAALERARTFIAGRESQAPASPSSQPRTHLCARLRGSLRLIPVDEVHYLQAEEKYVVVHHARGEDLIEESLKSLEEEFNGRFVRIHRNCLVARHELVEIKRVGDGHVQAILRHGKAPLEVSRRCVAGLRETVKML; translated from the coding sequence GTGAAAGTGGTCATTGCCGACGACGAACCCCTGGCCCGCGAACGCCTGCGCGCGCTGCTTGCCGAGCACGACGGCGTCGAACTGGTGGCGGAGGCCGAGAACGGCCTGGATGCGCTGCAGGCCTGCGCCGAACACCGCCCTGACATGGTGCTGCTGGACATCGCCATGCCAGGCGTGGACGGGCTGGAAGCCGCGCGTCACCTGGCGGCGTTCGATCCGCGCCCGGCGGTGGTGTTCTGCACGGCGTACGACGCGCATGCGCTGTCGGCCTTCGAAGCCGCGGCCATCGACTACCTGATGAAGCCGATCCGCGCCGAGCGCCTGGCCGCCGCGCTGGAGCGTGCGCGCACCTTCATCGCCGGCCGCGAGAGCCAGGCCCCGGCCTCGCCCAGTTCGCAGCCGCGCACGCACCTGTGTGCCCGCCTGCGCGGCAGCCTGCGGCTGATCCCGGTCGACGAGGTGCATTACCTGCAGGCGGAAGAAAAGTACGTGGTGGTGCACCACGCGCGCGGCGAGGACCTCATCGAAGAGTCGCTGAAGTCGCTGGAAGAAGAGTTCAACGGCCGCTTCGTGCGCATCCACCGCAACTGCCTGGTCGCGCGCCATGAACTGGTGGAGATCAAGCGCGTCGGCGACGGCCACGTGCAGGCGATCCTGCGGCATGGCAAGGCACCCCTGGAGGTCAGCCGCCGTTGCGTGGCCGGCCTGCGCGAAACGGTGAAGATGCTCTGA
- the hemC gene encoding hydroxymethylbilane synthase, translated as MTTLRIATRKSPLALWQSEHVADLLRAAHPALSVELVPMSTRGDEVLDRSLAAIGGKGLFLKELELAMLRGEADCAVHSLKDVPMELEGPFALAAILERADPADAFVSNHYDDIAALPQGARVGTSSLRRQAQLQALRPDLELLDLRGNVNTRLAKLDAGDYDAIVLACAGLQRLGFDARIRARLDAPHWLPAPAQGAIAVECRAEDPATHALFAVLDHADTRRCVEAERAMNRALHGSCHVPVAAFARLHGSMLSLSGLVGSAAEGLAIRAESDGPAADPESLGRAVAKQLLEQGAGEFLA; from the coding sequence ATGACCACGCTGCGCATCGCCACCCGCAAAAGCCCGCTTGCCCTGTGGCAGAGCGAACACGTCGCCGACCTGCTGCGCGCGGCACACCCGGCGCTGTCGGTCGAACTGGTGCCGATGAGTACCCGCGGCGACGAAGTGCTGGACCGCTCGCTGGCGGCCATCGGCGGCAAGGGCCTGTTCCTCAAGGAACTGGAACTGGCGATGCTGCGCGGCGAAGCGGACTGCGCGGTGCATTCGCTGAAGGATGTGCCGATGGAGCTTGAGGGCCCGTTCGCACTGGCCGCCATCCTGGAGCGCGCGGACCCCGCGGACGCCTTCGTGTCCAACCATTACGACGACATCGCCGCGCTGCCGCAGGGCGCGCGCGTCGGCACCTCGTCGCTGCGGCGGCAGGCGCAATTGCAAGCGCTGCGTCCCGATCTGGAACTGCTGGACCTGCGCGGCAACGTCAACACGCGCCTGGCCAAGCTGGACGCGGGCGACTACGACGCCATCGTGCTGGCCTGCGCCGGCCTGCAGCGCTTGGGGTTCGATGCGCGCATCAGGGCCAGGCTGGACGCGCCGCACTGGCTGCCCGCGCCGGCACAGGGTGCCATCGCGGTGGAATGCCGTGCGGAAGACCCGGCCACGCACGCACTCTTCGCCGTGCTGGACCATGCCGACACGCGCCGGTGCGTGGAGGCCGAGCGCGCGATGAACCGCGCGCTGCATGGCAGCTGCCATGTGCCCGTGGCGGCTTTCGCGCGCCTGCACGGGAGCATGTTGTCGTTGTCTGGCCTGGTGGGTTCGGCGGCCGAAGGACTGGCGATCCGCGCTGAAAGCGACGGGCCGGCAGCCGATCCGGAATCGCTCGGCCGCGCCGTGGCCAAGCAGCTGCTGGAGCAGGGCGCGGGCGAATTCCTCGCCTGA
- a CDS encoding DUF481 domain-containing protein, with protein sequence MPRPLMPSLLAVALIAAVPAAQAMNALPRNDKLDVPLAKPAAAKALSKEEGAAAPVASIAVRPPPPPPPPVVPPPPKLTGGGEVGFASSHGNSNTESFNGRLDLTYAEGGAWRHSANLFGLRSRSEYSETREDGSVVRDRRTTANRYTINANSAYLMDERGTINTALRHEEDDFGTYSRQQSVSVSYGNRVIESERAHLDLQVGPGYRRAHDTLDNRTEASLIGRGLIDLRYSLSENTDIVNKLLIESGEYNTFAQNDLGVSVTMNSHLALKAGWQARHNSDVAPDIKKTDTLTTMNVVYRFK encoded by the coding sequence ATGCCCCGCCCCCTTATGCCGTCCCTGCTCGCTGTTGCCCTGATCGCTGCGGTGCCCGCTGCGCAGGCCATGAATGCCCTGCCCCGCAATGACAAGCTCGACGTGCCGCTGGCCAAGCCTGCGGCCGCGAAGGCCTTGAGCAAGGAGGAGGGAGCGGCGGCCCCCGTCGCCTCCATCGCCGTCCGCCCGCCCCCGCCGCCGCCGCCACCGGTGGTCCCGCCCCCGCCGAAGCTGACGGGGGGTGGCGAAGTCGGCTTCGCTTCCTCGCATGGCAACAGCAATACCGAGAGCTTCAACGGCCGGCTGGACCTGACCTACGCCGAAGGCGGCGCGTGGCGGCACAGCGCCAACCTGTTCGGTCTGCGCTCGCGTTCGGAGTACAGCGAGACGCGGGAAGACGGCAGCGTCGTGCGCGATCGCCGCACCACCGCCAACCGCTACACGATCAATGCCAACAGCGCCTACCTGATGGACGAACGCGGCACCATCAACACCGCGCTCCGCCATGAGGAGGACGACTTCGGCACCTACAGCCGCCAGCAGTCGGTCAGCGTCAGCTACGGCAACCGGGTGATCGAGAGCGAACGCGCGCACCTGGACCTGCAGGTGGGGCCGGGCTACCGCCGCGCGCACGACACGCTGGACAACCGCACCGAGGCCAGCCTGATCGGTCGCGGCCTGATCGACCTGCGCTATTCGCTCAGCGAGAACACCGACATCGTCAACAAGCTGCTGATCGAATCCGGCGAATACAACACCTTCGCCCAGAACGACCTGGGCGTCTCGGTCACGATGAATTCGCACCTGGCGCTGAAGGCCGGCTGGCAGGCACGCCACAACAGCGACGTGGCGCCCGACATCAAGAAGACTGACACCCTGACCACGATGAACGTGGTCTACCGGTTCAAGTAA
- a CDS encoding YafY family protein — translation MDKIERITALHRILKAARYPVTVKRLQEELGCSRATVYRDLAYLRDALMAPIEGDGEAGFRYHAAESDRFELPGLWLSSEELYALLAAQQLLVRTGGGVLSGALAPLQKRIEGLLADHAGVDHWPVDRVRVIPHRGRKLDEASFRTVASAVLERKQLQFEYRARSTDERTRRTVSPQRITHYRDNWYLDAWDHERNGLRSFAVDRIGGARLGEEPARDLPNEELNQHLASSYGIFSGEPKGWATILFSAKAARWVADEQWHSKQQGRHLPDGRYELKIPYSVSRELLMDILHYGADAEIIEPAVLREQAKSLLELALSNYDKN, via the coding sequence ATGGACAAGATCGAACGCATCACTGCCCTGCACCGCATCCTGAAGGCGGCGCGCTACCCGGTGACGGTGAAGCGCCTGCAGGAAGAACTGGGCTGCTCGCGCGCCACGGTCTATCGCGATCTTGCCTACCTGCGCGATGCCCTGATGGCGCCGATCGAAGGCGACGGCGAAGCCGGCTTCCGCTATCACGCGGCGGAGAGCGACCGCTTCGAACTGCCCGGCCTGTGGCTGAGTTCGGAAGAACTGTATGCCTTGCTCGCCGCCCAGCAGCTGCTGGTGCGCACGGGTGGGGGCGTGCTGTCGGGTGCGCTGGCGCCGCTGCAGAAGCGCATCGAAGGCCTGCTGGCCGATCATGCCGGCGTCGACCACTGGCCGGTTGACCGCGTTCGCGTCATTCCGCACCGCGGCCGCAAGCTGGATGAGGCGAGCTTCCGCACCGTCGCCTCGGCGGTGCTGGAGCGCAAGCAACTGCAGTTCGAATACCGCGCGCGCTCCACCGACGAGCGCACGCGCCGCACGGTGTCGCCGCAGCGCATCACCCACTACCGCGATAACTGGTACCTGGATGCGTGGGACCACGAGCGCAATGGGCTGCGCAGCTTCGCGGTGGACCGCATCGGCGGCGCACGGCTGGGCGAGGAGCCTGCGCGCGACCTGCCCAACGAAGAACTCAACCAGCACCTGGCGTCCAGCTACGGCATCTTCTCGGGGGAGCCGAAGGGTTGGGCGACCATCCTGTTCAGCGCCAAGGCCGCGCGCTGGGTGGCCGACGAGCAGTGGCATTCCAAGCAGCAGGGCCGCCATCTGCCGGATGGCCGTTACGAGCTGAAGATTCCCTACAGCGTCTCGCGCGAACTGCTGATGGACATCCTGCACTACGGCGCCGACGCCGAGATCATCGAGCCGGCCGTGCTGCGGGAGCAGGCCAAGTCGCTGCTGGAACTGGCGCTGTCGAACTACGACAAGAACTAG
- a CDS encoding lipocalin family protein: MSMPRPVRTFFRVVIAGVALLVLAACASQPTVATRNAVDLPRFMGTWHVIAHIPYFAERGHVASREEYTLRDSDKIAVRYVYQEGFNEPVQELESRGSVKAGTGNREWTLRFYAVIPAKLRILEVAPDYSWALIDYPGRDMGWIFGREPVMDDALYAELVKKMRDHGVNARQLVRVPQVPEQVGKEGFAPPKVP, translated from the coding sequence ATGTCCATGCCACGCCCTGTTCGAACATTCTTCCGTGTGGTGATCGCGGGCGTGGCGCTGCTGGTGCTGGCCGCCTGCGCCAGCCAGCCCACCGTTGCCACGCGCAACGCGGTGGACCTGCCCCGCTTCATGGGTACCTGGCACGTGATCGCCCACATCCCGTATTTCGCCGAACGCGGGCACGTCGCCAGCCGCGAGGAATACACCCTGCGCGACAGCGACAAGATCGCCGTGCGCTACGTGTACCAGGAAGGGTTCAACGAGCCGGTGCAGGAACTGGAGTCGCGGGGCTCGGTGAAGGCGGGTACCGGCAACCGCGAGTGGACGCTGCGCTTCTACGCCGTGATCCCCGCCAAGCTGCGGATCCTGGAAGTGGCACCCGACTACTCGTGGGCGCTGATCGACTATCCCGGTCGCGACATGGGCTGGATCTTCGGCCGCGAACCCGTGATGGACGACGCCCTGTATGCGGAACTGGTCAAGAAGATGCGCGACCACGGCGTCAACGCGCGCCAACTGGTCCGCGTGCCGCAGGTGCCGGAACAGGTGGGCAAGGAAGGATTCGCACCGCCGAAAGTGCCGTGA
- a CDS encoding prolyl oligopeptidase family serine peptidase, which yields MSKLAHACLAAGLAVAGAVSAPAHAKENDVAHDPYAWLEEVEGQKPLDWVKSLNAKSEAEIASTPAFKQLESDIRAILDSDAKIPGVQKIGDYYYNFWKDKQHERGLWRRTTLAEYRKAQPQWETVLDLDALNKAEGKNWVWHGADCRKPDYTRCLIALSRGGADADETREFDLVNKKFLADGFYRPEAKGGLGWKDADTVYVYSDFGAGSMTSSGYPRIVKEWKRGTPLAEARVVYEGKPDDMYIAAYHDDEPGYPRDFVSRTLAFYNDELYLRAADGTLTKIDAPNSANKGVHKEWLTLELREPWTVGGKTYPAGSLLAANFDAYMAGERKFDVLFAPTEKTSLAGFSWTRNHLVLNVLEDVKNKLSVLTPSAGGWKTSAFTGAPSFGTIGIGAVDSDESDAVWLTVTDYLTPTTLSLAEIGKQPEQLKAMPAFFNAEGKVIEQHFATSKDGTKVPYFLVRPEGLKYDGSTPTLLYGYGGFEISLTPGYSGGVGKGWLEKGGVYAVANIRGGGEYGPRWHQAALKANRHKAYEDFAAVAQDLVARKITSPKHLGIQGGSNGGLLTGNMLTQYPELFGAVVVQVPLLDMKRYSHLLAGASWMAEYGNPDTADWEFIKTFSPYHLFDAQQDYPPTLFMTSTRDDRVHPGHARKMAARMLEAGKDVRYYENIEGGHGGAANNAQAAHMSALAYTFLWQQLAR from the coding sequence ATGTCCAAACTCGCCCATGCCTGCCTGGCGGCAGGCCTCGCCGTTGCCGGCGCCGTGTCAGCCCCCGCCCACGCCAAGGAGAACGACGTGGCGCATGACCCGTACGCATGGCTGGAAGAGGTGGAAGGCCAGAAGCCACTGGACTGGGTGAAGTCCCTGAATGCGAAATCCGAGGCCGAGATCGCCTCCACGCCGGCGTTCAAGCAGCTGGAGTCGGACATCCGCGCCATCCTCGATTCGGACGCCAAGATCCCCGGCGTGCAGAAGATCGGCGACTACTACTACAACTTCTGGAAGGACAAGCAGCACGAACGCGGCCTGTGGCGCCGCACCACGCTGGCCGAGTACCGCAAGGCGCAGCCGCAGTGGGAAACGGTCCTCGACCTGGACGCGCTGAACAAGGCCGAAGGCAAGAACTGGGTCTGGCACGGCGCCGATTGCCGCAAGCCCGACTACACCCGCTGCCTGATCGCGCTGTCGCGCGGCGGCGCCGATGCCGACGAGACCCGCGAGTTCGACCTGGTCAACAAGAAGTTCCTGGCCGACGGCTTCTATCGTCCGGAAGCCAAGGGCGGGCTGGGCTGGAAGGACGCCGACACCGTCTACGTGTACAGCGACTTCGGCGCCGGCAGCATGACCAGCTCCGGCTATCCGCGCATCGTCAAGGAATGGAAGCGCGGCACCCCGCTGGCCGAGGCCAGGGTGGTGTACGAAGGCAAGCCGGACGACATGTACATCGCTGCCTACCACGACGACGAGCCGGGCTATCCGCGCGACTTCGTCAGCCGCACGCTGGCCTTCTACAACGACGAGCTGTACCTGCGCGCCGCCGACGGCACGCTCACCAAGATCGATGCCCCCAATTCCGCCAACAAGGGCGTGCACAAGGAATGGCTGACGCTGGAGTTGCGCGAGCCGTGGACCGTGGGCGGGAAGACCTACCCGGCCGGCTCGCTGCTGGCGGCGAACTTCGATGCCTACATGGCCGGTGAGCGGAAGTTCGACGTGCTGTTCGCGCCGACCGAGAAAACCTCGCTGGCGGGTTTCAGCTGGACCAGGAACCACCTGGTCCTGAACGTGCTGGAAGACGTCAAGAACAAGCTGAGCGTGCTGACCCCGTCGGCAGGCGGCTGGAAGACCAGCGCTTTCACCGGCGCGCCTTCGTTCGGCACCATCGGCATCGGCGCGGTGGACAGCGACGAAAGCGATGCGGTCTGGCTGACCGTCACCGACTACCTGACCCCGACCACGCTGTCGCTGGCCGAGATCGGCAAGCAGCCGGAACAGCTCAAGGCGATGCCGGCCTTCTTCAATGCGGAAGGCAAGGTCATCGAACAGCACTTCGCCACGTCGAAGGACGGCACCAAGGTGCCGTACTTCCTCGTGCGCCCGGAAGGCCTGAAGTACGACGGCAGCACCCCGACGCTGCTTTACGGCTACGGCGGCTTCGAGATCTCGCTGACCCCCGGCTATTCCGGCGGCGTCGGCAAGGGCTGGCTGGAGAAGGGCGGTGTCTACGCGGTGGCCAACATCCGCGGCGGTGGCGAGTACGGTCCGCGCTGGCACCAGGCCGCGCTGAAGGCCAACCGCCACAAGGCGTACGAGGACTTCGCCGCGGTCGCCCAGGACCTGGTGGCCCGCAAGATCACCTCGCCGAAGCACCTGGGCATCCAGGGTGGAAGCAACGGCGGCCTGCTCACCGGCAACATGCTGACGCAGTACCCGGAGCTGTTCGGCGCCGTGGTCGTGCAGGTGCCGCTGCTGGACATGAAGCGCTACAGCCACCTGCTGGCCGGCGCCTCGTGGATGGCGGAATACGGCAATCCCGACACCGCCGACTGGGAATTCATCAAGACCTTCTCGCCGTACCACCTGTTCGACGCGCAGCAGGACTATCCGCCGACCCTGTTCATGACTTCGACCCGTGATGACCGCGTCCACCCCGGCCATGCCCGCAAGATGGCCGCCAGGATGCTGGAAGCCGGCAAGGACGTGCGCTACTACGAGAACATCGAAGGGGGCCACGGTGGCGCGGCCAACAACGCCCAGGCCGCGCACATGAGCGCGCTGGCCTACACCTTCCTCTGGCAGCAGCTCGCCAGGTAA
- a CDS encoding S9 family peptidase, with product MRPTSLFLAATVLMSAPTVSALAATATPPDAARKPHVVKAPHGAERNDEYYWLRDDKREDKEMLAYLNAENAYTDTVMAPLKPVEEALYNEVVARIKQDDSSVPYRERGWWYYSRFVAGKDYPVHARRKDGAGIDATSIQKANEAGDFTGEQVLLDVNALGAGKDYYNVGDYEVSQDNRLLAYADDTNGRRQYTIRFKNLETGEVLADTITNAEPNLVWSDDGRTLFYVDKDPETLLSKRVKSHVLGTPSSQDKLVYEEEDDSFYMGIGRSRDDAFICITVESTVSSEMRCSPAASPGVFTVLAPRERDVEYQADHLGGRWVIRTNADGATNFKLVTAPSNATSRKEWKDWVAHRDDVFVEGFELFDGFSVVAERANALESLRVLKADGSSEYVKADEPAYSMGLAANPETGTDWLRYTYTSMTTPATTYEINTKTGERRQLKQQPVPGYDPSQYVTERVWAPARDGRTKIPVTLVYKKGVQRNGKAPLLQYAYGSYGASMDPNFSITNVSLLDRGVVYALAHIRGGQEMGRKWYDDGKLYNKINTFTDYIDVTDYLVKEGYAAPDRVAGFGGSAGGLLMGAVSNMAPEKYKVILTLVPFVDVVTTMLDPSIPLTTNEYDEWGNPEEKGYYDYMLTYSPYDNLQAKAYPSMFVGTGLWDSQVQYWEPAKYVARLRDLNTGKGPVVFRTNMEAGHGGKSGRFRQYRERAEMFAFMLDQLGVAPAAR from the coding sequence ATGAGACCGACTTCCCTTTTTCTTGCCGCGACCGTCCTGATGAGCGCCCCCACTGTTTCCGCCCTTGCCGCCACCGCCACGCCGCCCGATGCGGCCAGGAAGCCGCACGTGGTGAAGGCGCCGCACGGCGCCGAGCGCAACGATGAGTACTACTGGCTGCGCGACGACAAGCGCGAGGACAAGGAGATGCTGGCCTACCTCAACGCCGAGAACGCCTACACCGACACGGTGATGGCGCCGCTGAAGCCGGTCGAGGAGGCGCTGTACAACGAGGTCGTCGCGCGCATCAAGCAGGACGACAGCAGCGTGCCCTACCGCGAACGCGGCTGGTGGTACTACTCGCGTTTCGTGGCCGGCAAGGATTACCCGGTGCACGCGCGCCGCAAGGATGGCGCGGGCATCGATGCCACCTCCATCCAGAAGGCCAACGAGGCCGGCGACTTCACCGGCGAGCAGGTGCTGCTGGACGTCAACGCGCTGGGCGCGGGCAAGGATTACTACAACGTCGGCGATTACGAGGTCAGCCAGGACAACCGTCTGCTGGCCTATGCCGACGACACCAACGGCCGTCGCCAGTACACGATCCGCTTCAAGAATCTCGAGACCGGCGAAGTGCTGGCGGACACGATCACCAACGCCGAGCCGAACCTGGTCTGGTCCGATGACGGCCGCACCCTGTTCTACGTGGACAAGGATCCGGAAACGCTGCTCAGCAAGCGCGTGAAGTCGCACGTGCTGGGGACGCCGTCCAGCCAGGACAAGCTGGTCTACGAAGAGGAAGACGACAGCTTCTACATGGGCATCGGCCGCTCCCGCGACGATGCTTTCATCTGCATCACGGTGGAAAGCACCGTGTCGTCGGAAATGCGCTGCAGCCCGGCCGCCAGCCCGGGGGTGTTCACCGTGCTGGCGCCGCGCGAGCGTGACGTGGAATACCAGGCTGACCACCTGGGCGGCCGCTGGGTCATCCGCACCAATGCCGACGGCGCGACCAACTTCAAGCTGGTCACTGCGCCCAGCAATGCCACCTCCCGCAAGGAGTGGAAGGACTGGGTCGCCCACCGCGACGACGTGTTCGTCGAAGGCTTCGAGCTGTTCGACGGCTTCAGCGTGGTGGCCGAGCGCGCCAACGCGCTGGAAAGCCTGCGCGTGCTGAAGGCCGATGGGAGCAGCGAGTACGTGAAGGCCGACGAGCCGGCGTATTCCATGGGTCTGGCCGCCAATCCCGAGACCGGCACCGACTGGCTGCGTTACACGTATACCTCCATGACCACGCCGGCCACGACCTACGAAATCAACACGAAGACCGGCGAGCGTCGCCAGCTGAAGCAGCAGCCCGTGCCCGGTTACGACCCGTCGCAGTACGTCACCGAGCGCGTGTGGGCGCCGGCGCGTGATGGCCGCACGAAGATCCCGGTGACGCTGGTGTACAAGAAAGGGGTGCAGCGCAACGGCAAGGCACCGCTGCTGCAGTACGCCTACGGCAGCTACGGCGCCTCGATGGATCCCAACTTCAGCATCACCAACGTCAGCCTGCTGGACCGGGGCGTGGTCTATGCGCTCGCGCATATCCGCGGGGGCCAGGAGATGGGCCGCAAGTGGTACGACGACGGCAAGCTGTACAACAAGATCAACACCTTCACCGACTACATCGATGTCACCGACTACCTGGTGAAGGAAGGCTACGCGGCACCGGATCGCGTGGCCGGCTTCGGCGGCAGCGCCGGTGGCCTGCTGATGGGTGCGGTATCGAACATGGCGCCGGAGAAGTACAAGGTCATCCTGACGCTGGTGCCCTTCGTCGACGTGGTCACCACCATGCTGGACCCCAGCATTCCGCTGACCACCAATGAATACGACGAGTGGGGCAATCCGGAAGAAAAGGGCTACTACGACTACATGCTGACGTATTCCCCCTACGACAACCTGCAGGCCAAGGCCTATCCGTCGATGTTCGTCGGCACGGGCCTGTGGGATTCGCAGGTGCAGTACTGGGAGCCGGCCAAATACGTCGCCCGGTTGCGCGACCTCAACACCGGCAAGGGTCCGGTGGTGTTCCGTACCAACATGGAAGCCGGTCACGGCGGCAAGTCCGGCCGCTTCCGCCAGTACCGCGAGCGGGCCGAGATGTTCGCCTTCATGCTGGACCAGCTGGGCGTGGCGCCGGCCGCCAGGTAA
- a CDS encoding YbaN family protein, with the protein MRSRFRWAWWLLAYVSLGIGIVGVFVPGLPTTVFILVAAFAASRGSERLHRYLMTHPRFGPAIQDWQRNGAVSRRGKWAATWTMLFCAAVLLGIMVWTGSHRWWMAALPIACMTLVALWLWSRPEPRR; encoded by the coding sequence ATGCGCAGCCGCTTCCGCTGGGCGTGGTGGCTGCTCGCCTACGTCAGCCTCGGGATCGGCATCGTGGGCGTGTTCGTGCCGGGATTGCCGACCACCGTCTTCATCCTGGTGGCGGCCTTCGCCGCCTCGCGTGGTTCCGAGCGCCTGCATCGTTATCTGATGACGCATCCCCGCTTCGGGCCGGCGATCCAGGACTGGCAGCGCAACGGCGCGGTGTCGCGTCGCGGCAAGTGGGCCGCCACATGGACCATGCTGTTCTGCGCCGCCGTGCTGCTGGGGATCATGGTGTGGACAGGCTCGCATCGCTGGTGGATGGCGGCCCTGCCCATTGCCTGCATGACCCTGGTGGCCCTCTGGCTCTGGTCCCGTCCCGAACCTCGGCGTTGA
- a CDS encoding lipoprotein — translation MSQNARLLTAAALMAVLSACGAKGPLFLPEKPVEAQAAPIEPAAPETPEPATDGTAPVDAPLPAEPPIDPATVPSSTGNG, via the coding sequence ATGAGCCAGAACGCACGCCTTCTTACTGCCGCCGCCCTGATGGCGGTCCTCTCCGCCTGCGGTGCCAAGGGGCCGTTGTTCCTGCCGGAAAAGCCGGTCGAAGCGCAGGCCGCGCCAATCGAGCCCGCCGCGCCGGAAACGCCGGAGCCTGCCACCGACGGCACCGCTCCCGTCGACGCACCGCTCCCGGCCGAGCCGCCGATTGATCCGGCCACGGTGCCGTCCAGCACCGGGAATGGCTGA
- the dapF gene encoding diaminopimelate epimerase — translation MRFTKMQGAGNDFVVLDLRDGRRPPDAALAARLADRHFGVGCDQILTIEPPRDAQSVAAYRIWNSDGSQSQQCGNGARCVAAWLVRDGAATGDAFRVDSPLATHEVARLGEDRYAIAMGVPEFTPASIPLQGFAHAQDEYEADVDEGVRLRFGAVSMGNPHAVIEMPSVANAPVAHYGTLLQQSPHFPQSANIGFAEVLSRGHVRLRVFERGVGETLACGSGACAAAAVLIRRGRIDRDVVISLPGGDLHIRWPDDRAQVIMAGPAAFVFEGEWKA, via the coding sequence ATGCGTTTCACCAAGATGCAGGGCGCCGGCAACGACTTCGTCGTGCTGGACCTGCGCGATGGGCGTCGCCCGCCTGACGCGGCCTTGGCCGCACGGCTGGCGGACCGTCATTTCGGCGTGGGTTGCGACCAGATCCTGACCATCGAGCCGCCGCGCGATGCGCAGTCGGTGGCGGCCTATCGCATCTGGAATTCCGACGGGTCGCAGTCGCAGCAGTGCGGCAACGGCGCGCGCTGCGTGGCTGCGTGGCTGGTGCGCGATGGCGCGGCCACGGGCGATGCGTTCCGGGTGGACAGCCCGCTGGCGACGCATGAGGTTGCGCGCCTGGGCGAGGACCGTTACGCCATCGCGATGGGGGTTCCCGAGTTCACGCCGGCGAGCATCCCGCTGCAGGGTTTCGCCCATGCGCAGGACGAGTACGAAGCCGATGTCGATGAAGGCGTGCGCCTGCGCTTCGGTGCCGTGTCGATGGGCAATCCGCATGCGGTCATCGAGATGCCGTCGGTCGCCAACGCACCGGTCGCCCACTACGGCACGCTGCTGCAGCAGTCGCCGCACTTCCCGCAGTCGGCCAACATCGGCTTCGCCGAGGTGCTGTCGCGCGGGCACGTGCGCCTGCGGGTGTTCGAGCGCGGGGTCGGCGAAACACTGGCCTGCGGCAGTGGCGCGTGCGCCGCGGCGGCGGTGCTCATCCGGCGCGGCCGCATCGACCGCGACGTGGTCATTTCGCTGCCGGGCGGCGACCTGCATATCCGCTGGCCGGATGATCGCGCGCAGGTCATCATGGCCGGGCCGGCGGCATTCGTATTCGAAGGGGAATGGAAGGCATGA
- a CDS encoding DUF484 family protein has protein sequence MSETLEKTGAHEIAAWLRRHPTFLKQFPDLALSLVVPRDEGPTASLASYQLDVLRDKNRELSKRLNDLFANAQENERLAVRTHQLALALMKQDSAADTLRAMAASLAEDFNGDRVSIVMLAPVLGLEEGEWLQYVAPDSPHLASFRDCLRDGEPICGRLQPEKNALLYGARADEIASTALLPLPGVGLVAVGSRDGNRFYPGMGTLFLRMVGDALVTALKRFDA, from the coding sequence ATGAGCGAGACACTGGAAAAAACGGGCGCCCACGAGATCGCCGCCTGGCTGCGCCGCCATCCCACGTTCCTGAAGCAGTTCCCCGACCTGGCGCTGAGCCTGGTGGTGCCACGCGACGAAGGCCCCACCGCCTCGCTCGCCAGCTACCAGCTGGACGTCCTGCGGGACAAGAACCGCGAACTGTCCAAGCGCCTCAATGACCTGTTCGCCAACGCCCAGGAGAACGAACGCCTGGCCGTGCGCACGCACCAGTTGGCGCTGGCCCTGATGAAGCAGGACAGTGCGGCCGACACGCTGCGCGCGATGGCGGCGTCGCTGGCCGAGGATTTCAACGGCGACCGCGTCAGCATCGTGATGCTGGCCCCGGTGCTAGGCCTGGAAGAAGGCGAGTGGCTGCAGTACGTCGCGCCGGACAGCCCGCACCTGGCCTCGTTCCGCGACTGCCTGCGCGATGGCGAACCCATCTGCGGCCGCCTGCAGCCGGAAAAGAACGCACTGCTCTATGGCGCGCGCGCCGACGAGATCGCCTCCACCGCCTTGTTGCCGTTGCCGGGCGTGGGCCTGGTGGCCGTGGGCAGCCGGGACGGCAACCGCTTCTATCCGGGCATGGGCACGCTGTTCCTGCGCATGGTGGGTGATGCGCTGGTGACAGCCCTGAAGCGGTTCGATGCCTGA